The region CCGCACCACCGCCAGCGGATTCACGACGCGGTGCAAAGGTTAAAAGATCACGATAATGAGACGTCCACTGGGCTTTATTTCACCCTGGAGCCGATGCCTCCGGTCTCATCTATATACACGAGTCCCACGGCAGAGCAATGCGAGCCAAGGCTGCGGGGCTCCAAGTCATGGACTGAGCAGAGCAGTGATAGAGCTGCGCGCAGCGTGGGGTACATGGGGGCGTCCAGGAATCTGACGCTTGGGAACCGCAAGGAGCTGGAAATCTACCCCAAACTGAAGCTGAAGATCATGATCAGGGATAAACTCATCAGGGACGGGATAAACCTTGCCAGGCAGCCATACTCTAATAAGGTGAGTAACTGTGTTTACTTTTTGCCCTGCGTCGGTATAAACCACGTGGCTTGCCCTTGAATCAGTCATTTGGATTATAGCAGCCTCTGTTCAAAACACAAGCTCAATAGGGATAATACCTAGGAACCATGTGATTATAACAAGAGGGTAACAGTATTTGTTCCTTTGGCTTGGATGTAGGGATATGGAGGTTTGATGACTGTAAACGTGCCTTTATCTGGTTTCCAAAATATGATCAGTAGCCTACAGACAGATTTTATACATGCCCTACGATTCTAATGGCTTTCTGGGATCAGTAGGTCAGTTAGAATTGATTGGCCTGTGCAGGAAATTCCCTCACACTGCATATATCCACCATTCAACAATGGATAATTCAAACCTGATCCCCAAACCCCCCTTTTTTCCTGCGTACTGAGGCTGGAAGTTTAAGGTGGATGCAGACTGAAAGGGAGAAAGAGCCTCAGAGGTTTGGTGGGTGTGTGAATATTTCAACCCTGCATCATGTTTCATTACTCTTTATTATAGAGATTTGTTTGAGGTAGTACTGGGATTTAGATGTACAACAACTTAATGCTCTCAGCCCTTTAAAGATTTTAAAGTTTGAGTGTACACTATGGAGTTTCCTCTTTGGAAAAAAGCATCTTTCTTGTGTTTTATAGTTGCTATCAACTGGGtagtaaaattactaaattaatttcCAGAAAACTAAATAGCATAAGAAGCTGTTCCACGTGTGATTTTTCTTAGCTTGATCCATTAATTAGTCAAGACAAGAGAGTAATAACTATAACGTCATATAGATACTTGAAGTCAGAACAGGTGAAATCTTAAAGCCTTAAAGGGGTTTATTCAACCAAAAccgaaaattctgtaatttactcatcTACGTCTTTCcgaatctgtatgactttctttcttctgtaactaaaaagaagatattttgacagCATTGAACCCCattaactttcattgtatggacaaaaatactgagacattttttcatttaaagaacTGATCATTGATCTCTTTATGAATTGATTGGCAAACAAGTCCAAACCTTTAAATGATTCTGCATGATTCTCACCGgtaaataagaaagaaaacatattaaTGGCTTCATCTGACTTTTACAAATCAATTAGCTTACAGAAAATGTCTTTAGCCTCTGGTTCTTCATGTCACACCATGAACAAAATATTCATGATCAGATACCTGATCTTGCAGGACAACAAACAACAGCCCCACAAGTTAAGCCTGCTACTACAACTTATGCTCTCTACAAAGAAACATCTGTATTTCATGTCCGCGGTCTGAAGTGgccccaataacgtgatattcaGCCCCAGGAATGCAAATTTTAATGGAGAAACCGCGCAGGAAAATTAGTATTTTACCCCCGTAACGCGATaaggctagttttgagtagcagtTGGGCTGGTTTTGttatgaaaacctggcaaccctattTCATATGGAACGGCATTTACtatacagagccgtagttcactgacaagccaCCCAAAATCGTGTTAATAATCGACAATGAATCGCCTGAGATTTTGAACatgattttgtgtagcttgtcagtgaacaatggcTCAGTGTAGTaaattagggctgcaactaacgattattttgataatcgattaatctgtcgattatttttacgattaatcgattaatcggtttatgcacttatattttagttttttccattttttccccaagtaaattattaataaagggtctttatcattcagcatagatttttaagagattttaaccattttgcattgtcatatcctcatcaaaaatatacctggagttgttttattatgttagta is a window of Carassius auratus strain Wakin chromosome 45, ASM336829v1, whole genome shotgun sequence DNA encoding:
- the LOC113063102 gene encoding sterile alpha motif domain-containing protein 5-like, giving the protein MTTNGANIVYEWLKTLQLCQYVEAFVDNGYDDLEVCKQIGDPDLDAIGVFIPHHRQRIHDAVQRLKDHDNETSTGLYFTLEPMPPVSSIYTSPTAEQCEPRLRGSKSWTEQSSDRAARSVGYMGASRNLTLGNRKELEIYPKLKLKIMIRDKLIRDGINLARQPYSNKVKDKDTVLVFA